One Acidimicrobiia bacterium DNA segment encodes these proteins:
- a CDS encoding glycosyltransferase, with the protein MSDRRLLPPVALPDLVSVVVVAGADAAATEAALARIEGLERGGPRVETIVVVPPDAAAPPSAPARRAREVVRLEQWSGTGAARNAGAEAARGGRLAFLSVDARPGPRWLSAAVAALRTDSRAVGAASKVVAEDGTIEFAGAAMTFAGEPRALHAGEPEEAIEDHADEALFAAEAAMIVDARAFRWVGGFDSELAPGVEFADLGWRLWLRGFRIRYVPESVVVGRAWPRPASEPDATRHAFGSLGMIYKNYDEARLGRILAAAVLQAGRSRAGAAAAERFTAAMPALVAAREAVQQQRVVGDAQLLPLFREPLAQAESPSAEDVADAFGVQQEFARHRIAIVTPDVLRPQMAGPAIRAWQMAIALSQEHDVRLASTTTCELSHPDFPVSHVGVKEFKELEAWCDVLIFQGHVLDDYQWLRHSPKVLVVDIYDPFHLEVLEATRDLTDYARRNAVRIAAEVVNEQLVRGDYFLCASEKQRDFWLGQLAGVGRINAAVYDGNENLASLIAVVPFGASDAEPRHTRAVMKGVLPGIGTDDKVVLWGGGVYNWFDPLTLIRATDRLRHRIPEVRTYFMGMQHPNPKVPAMRMGYETQRLAEELGLVGKYVFFNEGWVDYEDRQNYLLESDVGVSLHLDRVETAFSFRTRILDYLWASLPVVATHGDSFADLIELHGLGVTVPPQDDAALEEALFVLLTDEERRAACRAAVSRCVEEFRWQRTLAPLLEFCRAPRRAPDLVDPRQRALIGDPLLHSWGAPTWRDTLGRVVDHARHGEYDELVRKLRGRARRLLFPDALGPGGWGDAEWPRG; encoded by the coding sequence GTGAGCGACCGCCGCCTCCTCCCGCCGGTCGCCCTCCCGGACCTCGTCTCGGTCGTCGTCGTCGCCGGCGCCGACGCGGCGGCGACGGAGGCCGCCCTCGCCCGGATCGAGGGCCTCGAGCGCGGCGGCCCGCGGGTCGAGACCATCGTGGTCGTGCCGCCGGACGCGGCCGCACCGCCGAGCGCGCCGGCGAGGCGGGCCCGCGAGGTGGTCCGCCTCGAGCAGTGGTCGGGAACCGGCGCGGCGCGCAACGCGGGGGCCGAGGCCGCGCGCGGCGGCCGCCTGGCCTTCCTCTCGGTCGACGCGCGCCCCGGCCCACGGTGGCTCTCGGCGGCCGTCGCGGCGCTGCGGACCGACAGCCGAGCCGTCGGCGCGGCGTCGAAGGTCGTCGCCGAGGACGGGACGATCGAGTTCGCGGGCGCGGCCATGACCTTCGCCGGCGAGCCGAGGGCGCTCCACGCCGGCGAGCCCGAGGAGGCGATCGAGGACCACGCCGACGAGGCGCTGTTCGCCGCCGAGGCGGCGATGATCGTCGACGCGCGAGCCTTCCGCTGGGTCGGGGGCTTCGACTCCGAGCTCGCGCCGGGGGTCGAGTTCGCCGACCTCGGCTGGCGGCTCTGGCTTCGAGGGTTTCGGATCCGGTACGTGCCCGAGTCGGTGGTCGTCGGGCGGGCCTGGCCGCGGCCGGCGTCGGAGCCCGACGCGACCCGGCACGCGTTCGGGTCGCTCGGGATGATCTACAAGAACTACGACGAGGCTCGCCTGGGTCGGATCCTCGCCGCCGCCGTCCTGCAGGCCGGCCGCAGCCGCGCCGGGGCCGCCGCCGCCGAGCGCTTCACCGCGGCGATGCCCGCGCTCGTGGCGGCGCGGGAGGCGGTCCAACAGCAGCGCGTCGTCGGGGACGCGCAGCTGCTCCCGCTCTTCCGAGAGCCCCTCGCGCAGGCGGAGAGTCCGTCGGCCGAGGACGTCGCCGACGCCTTCGGCGTCCAGCAGGAGTTCGCCAGGCACCGGATCGCGATCGTGACCCCCGACGTGCTGCGTCCCCAGATGGCCGGCCCGGCGATCCGCGCCTGGCAGATGGCGATCGCGTTGTCCCAAGAGCACGACGTCCGCTTGGCCAGCACCACGACCTGCGAGCTCTCGCACCCGGACTTCCCCGTCTCGCACGTCGGCGTCAAGGAGTTCAAGGAGCTCGAAGCCTGGTGCGACGTCCTGATCTTCCAAGGCCACGTGCTCGACGACTATCAGTGGCTGCGGCACTCTCCGAAGGTGCTCGTCGTCGACATCTACGACCCGTTCCACCTCGAGGTGCTCGAAGCCACCCGCGATCTCACGGACTACGCGCGCCGCAACGCCGTGCGAATCGCCGCCGAGGTGGTGAACGAGCAGCTCGTGCGCGGCGACTACTTCCTCTGCGCCAGCGAGAAGCAGCGCGACTTCTGGCTCGGGCAGCTCGCCGGCGTCGGGCGGATCAACGCCGCCGTGTACGACGGCAACGAGAACCTGGCGTCGCTCATCGCGGTCGTGCCGTTCGGTGCGAGCGACGCCGAGCCTCGCCACACGCGGGCCGTGATGAAGGGCGTCCTGCCCGGGATCGGCACCGACGACAAGGTCGTGCTGTGGGGCGGGGGCGTCTACAACTGGTTCGACCCGCTGACCCTCATTCGGGCCACCGACCGGCTCCGGCACCGCATCCCGGAGGTCCGCACGTACTTCATGGGCATGCAGCACCCGAACCCGAAGGTCCCCGCCATGCGGATGGGCTACGAGACGCAACGGCTGGCCGAGGAGCTGGGCCTGGTCGGGAAGTACGTCTTCTTCAACGAGGGGTGGGTCGACTACGAGGACCGGCAGAACTACCTCCTCGAATCGGACGTGGGCGTCAGCCTCCACCTCGACCGGGTCGAGACCGCGTTCTCGTTCCGGACCCGGATCCTCGACTACCTCTGGGCGTCGTTGCCGGTCGTCGCCACCCACGGTGACTCCTTCGCCGATCTCATCGAGCTGCACGGGCTGGGGGTCACCGTCCCGCCGCAGGACGACGCCGCGCTGGAGGAGGCGCTCTTCGTCCTGCTGACCGACGAGGAGCGGCGAGCCGCGTGTCGTGCCGCCGTGAGCCGCTGCGTGGAGGAGTTTCGCTGGCAGCGGACGCTGGCGCCGCTGCTCGAGTTCTGCCGCGCCCCGAGGCGGGCGCCCGACCTCGTGGACCCCCGCCAACGGGCCCTGATCGGCGACCCGCTGCTGCACAGCTGGGGCGCGCCGACCTGGCGGGACACGCTCGGGCGAGTCGTCGACCACGCCCGGCACGGCGAGTACGACGAGCTGGTGCGCAAGCTGCGGGGCCGCGCCCGGCGCCTGCTGTTCCCCGACGCCCTCGGTCCGGGGGGCTGGGGAGACGCGGAGTGGCCCCGAGGCTGA
- a CDS encoding glycosyltransferase family 2 protein, which produces MTPRVGVVVLNYNGGEVTLACLRSLLAAAADPVPVVLVDNASDDGIAARVRDELPAVTVIESATNRGFAGGCNLGVRALGEVEYVALVNNDATVDAGWLAPLVGTLESDASLGAACPKILFADRFVELTIEAETHRRGRGDRRQLGVSVLGARTDGKEAWDRAQTVCGFWGPEPGPTAARAEWTAASARLRVPVGGGGPHTGELLLAAAAPVRVTVASGGHRVELDVATRPTWHEVPLDGPPLTVVNNVGTDLVRGGYAADRGYLQVDDGQFDEPQDVFAWCGGAVLLRRRYLEQVGLFDERLFLYYEDVELAWRGRRLGWRYRSVPASTVRHLHAATTNEGSALKRYYDERNRLLVVARHAPAGVALRAPFRYLLSTASYARRDILSPLLRGRHPRPLIVRQRIRAFVGYLARLAPMLRARRRDRRRGLEAPVWEPSWDARPSTTAPLEPPP; this is translated from the coding sequence ATGACACCCAGGGTCGGGGTCGTCGTCCTCAACTACAACGGCGGTGAGGTCACGCTCGCCTGCCTGCGGAGCCTGCTGGCGGCCGCCGCCGATCCCGTGCCGGTGGTCCTGGTCGACAACGCGTCGGACGACGGGATCGCGGCCCGGGTCCGAGACGAGCTCCCAGCCGTGACCGTGATCGAGAGCGCGACTAACCGCGGCTTCGCCGGCGGCTGCAACCTGGGGGTTCGCGCCCTCGGCGAGGTCGAGTACGTCGCCCTCGTCAACAACGACGCCACCGTCGACGCCGGCTGGCTGGCCCCGCTGGTCGGGACGCTGGAGTCTGACGCCAGCCTCGGCGCGGCGTGCCCGAAGATCCTCTTCGCCGATCGGTTCGTGGAGCTCACGATCGAAGCCGAGACCCACCGTCGAGGCCGGGGGGACCGCCGCCAGCTCGGCGTGTCCGTCCTCGGCGCCCGGACCGACGGGAAGGAGGCCTGGGACCGAGCCCAGACCGTGTGCGGGTTCTGGGGTCCGGAGCCCGGCCCGACGGCCGCTCGGGCCGAGTGGACCGCGGCCTCGGCCCGCCTGCGGGTGCCGGTCGGCGGCGGCGGTCCGCACACGGGCGAGCTCCTCCTGGCGGCGGCAGCGCCGGTCCGGGTGACGGTGGCGTCCGGCGGGCACCGGGTCGAGCTCGACGTGGCGACGCGGCCGACGTGGCACGAGGTGCCGCTGGACGGGCCCCCGCTCACCGTCGTCAACAACGTCGGCACCGACCTGGTCCGCGGCGGCTACGCGGCCGACCGCGGGTACCTCCAGGTCGACGACGGCCAGTTCGACGAGCCGCAGGACGTGTTCGCCTGGTGCGGTGGCGCCGTGCTCCTCCGGCGGCGATACCTCGAGCAGGTGGGCCTCTTCGACGAGCGCTTGTTCCTCTACTACGAGGACGTCGAGCTCGCCTGGCGGGGTCGCCGCCTCGGCTGGCGCTACCGCTCCGTGCCGGCGTCGACAGTCCGCCACCTCCACGCCGCGACCACGAATGAGGGATCGGCGCTGAAGCGGTACTACGACGAGCGGAATCGTCTGCTGGTGGTCGCCCGGCACGCACCGGCCGGCGTGGCGCTGCGCGCCCCCTTCCGGTACCTGCTCTCGACCGCGTCGTACGCGCGCCGCGACATCCTCAGCCCGCTGCTGCGGGGCCGCCACCCTCGACCACTCATCGTCCGGCAGCGGATCCGCGCCTTCGTCGGGTACCTGGCGCGTCTCGCCCCGATGCTGCGCGCCCGCCGCCGGGACCGGCGCCGCGGCCTCGAGGCCCCGGTCTGGGAGCCGTCGTGGGACGCGCGCCCCAGCACGACCGCGCCGCTCGAGCCCCCGCCCTGA
- a CDS encoding ABC transporter ATP-binding protein, with the protein MPEPAISIEGVSKVYRLYDERNDSLKATVMRGRRARYQEFWALTDVSLEIPAGETFGIVGENGSGKSTLLKCIARILYPERGRIVSRGKVSALLELAAGFHQELSGRENLYLNGSILGLSKRQIDARFDDIVGFAGIEPFIDAPVKTYSSGMYVRLGFSIAINVEPDILLIDEVLAVGDAEFQQRCLEKFAELRQSGRTVVIVSHQMAALRNVCAHAALLEHGQLRAVGPATEVIDLYRDEAHSDRVADGEHGVRWGSGEVRVEAVEIIGADGEPTRTVRTGDPITLRFRYRSQEPVERPVFGFWIQRFDGAYVTAPNLRDADLVPEKVDGEGWVDYRVDRLLLLPGAYDLSAAVYDYTLNHPYDHRERTLRFDVEFGEPHEERGLVSFGGEWSMGEGPP; encoded by the coding sequence GTGCCCGAACCCGCCATCTCCATCGAGGGGGTCTCGAAGGTCTACCGCCTCTACGACGAGCGCAACGACTCGCTCAAGGCGACGGTCATGCGCGGGCGGAGGGCTCGCTACCAGGAGTTCTGGGCTCTCACCGACGTCAGCCTCGAGATCCCCGCTGGTGAGACCTTCGGGATCGTCGGCGAGAACGGGTCCGGCAAGAGCACGCTGCTGAAGTGCATCGCCCGGATCCTCTACCCCGAGCGGGGCCGGATCGTCAGCCGGGGGAAGGTGTCCGCGCTCCTCGAGCTCGCGGCGGGATTCCACCAGGAGCTCTCGGGTCGTGAGAACCTCTACCTGAACGGGTCGATCCTCGGGCTGAGCAAGCGCCAGATCGACGCCCGCTTCGACGACATCGTCGGCTTCGCGGGGATCGAGCCGTTCATCGACGCCCCGGTGAAGACGTACTCGTCGGGGATGTACGTCCGCCTGGGGTTCTCCATCGCGATCAACGTCGAGCCGGACATCCTCCTCATCGACGAGGTGCTCGCCGTCGGCGACGCGGAGTTCCAGCAGCGCTGCCTCGAGAAGTTCGCCGAGCTGCGACAGTCGGGCCGGACGGTCGTGATCGTCTCGCACCAGATGGCCGCCCTCCGCAACGTCTGCGCCCACGCGGCGCTGCTGGAGCACGGCCAGCTGCGCGCCGTCGGCCCCGCGACCGAGGTCATCGACCTCTACCGGGACGAGGCCCATTCGGACCGGGTCGCGGACGGCGAGCACGGCGTCCGCTGGGGCTCGGGCGAGGTGCGCGTCGAGGCGGTCGAGATCATCGGGGCCGATGGCGAGCCGACGCGGACGGTGCGAACCGGAGACCCGATCACGCTCCGGTTCCGCTACCGCTCGCAGGAGCCGGTCGAGCGGCCGGTGTTCGGCTTCTGGATCCAGCGGTTCGACGGTGCCTACGTGACGGCCCCGAACCTCCGGGACGCCGACCTCGTGCCGGAGAAGGTCGACGGTGAGGGGTGGGTCGACTACCGCGTCGATCGGCTGCTGCTGCTCCCGGGCGCGTACGACCTGTCCGCCGCGGTCTACGACTACACGCTGAACCATCCGTACGACCATCGGGAGCGGACGCTGCGCTTCGACGTGGAGTTCGGCGAGCCCCACGAGGAGCGCGGCCTCGTCTCGTTCGGGGGTGAGTGGTCGATGGGGGAGGGCCCGCCGTGA